One part of the Spirochaetota bacterium genome encodes these proteins:
- a CDS encoding reverse transcriptase family protein gives MHYLLNFQKNKNKYIELLKKETLYVSFPLKKRNGSVRWIDAPIEELKTVQKEILTNLLDKIPVCDWVYGFVKNKSAIDGAKLHLNKKVILNIDIKDFFSSITLNKVYGIFIKIVSYNNNKYNLNLTNQIELVNYLSLLTTRNGKLPQGAPTSPALSNIYMYYIDNRFNSIAKQYNLTYTRYADDLTFSSDDYNFDMKIIINKVEPILNAAGLKINKKKLRIMRPHRRMEVTGIVVNKQLGVPRYKWKNLRAMLHNIDKNNIKLKPKEIKQILGKIEWISKLNPKRGNQLNMKLQQILLKEQ, from the coding sequence GTGCATTATTTACTAAATTTTCAAAAAAATAAAAATAAATATATAGAATTATTAAAAAAAGAAACACTTTATGTTTCATTTCCTTTAAAAAAAAGAAATGGAAGTGTTAGATGGATTGACGCCCCTATAGAAGAATTAAAAACAGTTCAAAAAGAAATATTAACCAATTTATTAGATAAAATTCCAGTTTGTGATTGGGTATATGGTTTTGTTAAAAATAAAAGTGCAATTGATGGAGCTAAATTACATTTAAATAAAAAAGTTATATTAAATATTGATATTAAAGATTTTTTTAGTAGTATTACATTAAATAAAGTATATGGAATATTTATAAAAATTGTATCTTATAATAATAATAAATACAATTTAAATTTAACAAATCAAATAGAATTAGTTAATTATTTAAGTTTATTAACCACTAGAAACGGTAAACTCCCACAAGGAGCCCCAACAAGTCCAGCATTATCAAATATTTATATGTATTATATAGATAATAGATTTAATTCAATAGCTAAACAATATAATTTAACTTATACTAGATATGCTGATGACTTAACTTTTTCTAGTGACGATTACAATTTTGATATGAAAATAATAATAAATAAAGTAGAACCTATCTTAAATGCAGCCGGTTTAAAAATTAATAAAAAGAAATTAAGAATTATGAGACCACATAGAAGAATGGAAGTTACTGGAATTGTTGTAAATAAACAATTAGGGGTTCCTAGATACAAATGGAAAAATTTAAGAGCGATGTTACACAATATTGATAAAAATAACATTAAATTAAAACCTAAAGAAATAAAACAAATTTTAGGAAAAATTGAATGGATATCAAAATTAAATCCGAAGAGGGGGAATCAGTTAAATATGAAGCTACAACAGATATTATTAAAAGAACAATAG
- a CDS encoding VWA domain-containing protein yields MINLRNIKNEENLNLHKFVIEYDEYNLYLFNYLLNNSIDLKNINNKGLEIYSKFTELLQDVFNIFYKYNPKLYPKNEIKYDYLLNYEIIDTLLQNEDIHKVRSITIGSDIDCLIAIEYFAPLLFELLEKYKDSIKEYETQLDTVMGPDDTPIDYDEAVKKLEEYKNKLVDGIKQEISTFSYKIKNIMYNIIETSEYLASWGLSDTKTFTKTSLEGKLEIFNKIKNSPKLKEIVNLSGRFKSEYFNNYKQNMKIKNNSYSNLTKGNDLSKLIPTELIKLSDNVLESLFYKDFEEKNLFQYELESKSKKGKGPIIICIDSSGSMEGLPEIFAKAVALTILDIAKMENRSVYVIHFSDERNVNSLHCNEYLKNKNYNKQDIFNMLEYFVGGGTNFEPALTLAKQKIDTEQNFSKADIIFITDGEAPVSPKWLQEFLEWKKSKNVYVYSILIDVTLNSDISIKKFSDEIQVLSKLTKKEMLHFPKELLL; encoded by the coding sequence ATGATTAATTTAAGAAATATTAAAAATGAAGAAAATTTAAATTTACATAAATTTGTTATTGAATACGATGAATATAATTTATATTTATTTAATTATTTGTTAAATAATTCAATTGATCTTAAAAATATTAATAATAAAGGTTTAGAAATTTATTCTAAATTTACTGAATTATTACAAGATGTGTTTAATATTTTTTATAAATATAATCCAAAATTATATCCAAAAAATGAAATAAAATATGATTATTTATTAAATTATGAAATTATAGATACACTATTACAAAATGAGGATATCCATAAGGTTAGAAGTATTACTATTGGTAGTGACATAGATTGTTTAATTGCTATTGAGTATTTTGCACCATTATTATTTGAGTTATTAGAAAAATATAAAGATTCAATAAAAGAATATGAAACACAATTAGATACTGTAATGGGCCCAGATGATACCCCAATAGATTATGATGAAGCTGTAAAAAAATTAGAAGAATATAAAAATAAATTAGTTGATGGTATAAAACAGGAAATTTCTACTTTTAGTTATAAAATAAAAAATATAATGTATAATATTATTGAAACTTCTGAATATTTAGCTAGTTGGGGTTTATCAGATACAAAAACTTTTACAAAAACAAGTCTTGAAGGTAAATTAGAAATTTTTAATAAAATAAAAAACTCTCCAAAATTAAAAGAAATTGTAAATTTATCTGGTAGATTTAAATCAGAATATTTTAATAATTATAAACAAAATATGAAAATTAAAAATAATAGTTATTCTAATTTAACTAAAGGAAATGATTTATCAAAATTAATTCCAACAGAATTAATTAAACTTTCTGATAATGTTTTAGAATCTTTATTTTATAAAGATTTTGAAGAAAAAAATCTTTTTCAATATGAATTAGAAAGTAAATCTAAAAAAGGTAAAGGTCCTATTATCATATGTATAGATAGTAGTGGATCTATGGAAGGATTACCGGAAATTTTTGCAAAAGCAGTTGCACTTACAATTTTAGATATTGCTAAAATGGAAAACAGGTCGGTTTATGTAATTCATTTTAGTGATGAAAGAAATGTAAATAGTTTACATTGTAATGAATATTTAAAAAATAAAAATTATAATAAACAAGATATTTTTAATATGTTAGAGTATTTTGTTGGAGGTGGAACAAATTTTGAACCTGCATTAACTTTAGCAAAACAAAAAATTGATACTGAACAAAATTTTAGTAAAGCAGATATTATATTTATAACAGATGGAGAAGCACCTGTATCACCAAAATGGTTACAAGAATTTTTAGAATGGAAAAAATCTAAAAATGTATATGTATATTCTATATTGATTGATGTTACACTAAATAGTGATATTAGCATAAAAAAGTTTTCTGATGAAATTCAGGTGCTTTCAAAATTAACGAAAAAGGAAATGTTGCATTTTCCTAAAGAATTATTACTTTAA
- a CDS encoding AAA family ATPase translates to MNKDKLIKLEEILNQYNFERQDVVHGTILALISKQNILYLGEPGIAKTQLALQLTKLIEGANIFQYLMTKYTLPEELFGPISLKHLKEDKLVRVSEGTVQNSSIIFLDEIFKSNSSILNTLLTLLNEKIYYEGGKPKKAPLILCIGASNEIPDENDGLQALQDRFVLKYLINKIKEKSNFEKMMFLDEKVVDGDKIINDDIINLEPIISLDEIQSISNEIKNIKIHRDVFDCIFEIRKLLENNNIFVTDRTFKLSLSILKAEAYLNNKDIVEYTDLIILKNILWNNPKDSKKVYYYILEVIDPVSTQITALYQHAQKLYESFIDEKNKETKLMKGIETANNLRDIRKKIIGLSKSSINNKINIIEHNNLINSIDNFLQNIHEGIAGSVNIDLSNLK, encoded by the coding sequence ATGAATAAAGACAAATTAATTAAATTAGAAGAAATTTTAAATCAATATAATTTTGAACGACAAGATGTTGTTCACGGAACAATTTTAGCTTTAATTTCAAAACAAAATATCTTGTATCTAGGGGAACCTGGTATAGCAAAAACTCAATTAGCTTTACAATTAACTAAATTAATTGAGGGAGCTAATATATTTCAATATTTGATGACTAAATATACTCTTCCAGAAGAGTTATTCGGTCCTATCTCTTTGAAACATTTAAAAGAAGATAAATTAGTTAGAGTATCAGAGGGAACAGTTCAAAATTCATCTATAATATTTTTAGATGAAATTTTTAAAAGCAACAGTTCAATATTAAATACATTATTAACTTTATTAAATGAAAAAATATATTATGAAGGCGGCAAACCAAAAAAAGCTCCTTTAATATTATGTATAGGAGCATCTAATGAGATACCAGATGAAAATGATGGTTTACAGGCTCTACAAGACAGATTTGTTTTAAAATATTTAATTAATAAAATTAAAGAAAAATCTAATTTTGAAAAAATGATGTTTTTAGATGAAAAGGTTGTAGATGGAGATAAAATTATAAATGATGATATAATAAATTTAGAACCAATTATTTCTTTAGATGAAATACAAAGTATTTCTAATGAAATAAAAAATATTAAAATTCATAGAGATGTTTTTGATTGTATTTTTGAAATTAGAAAATTATTAGAAAATAATAATATATTTGTAACTGATAGAACTTTTAAATTAAGTTTATCTATACTTAAAGCTGAAGCTTATTTAAATAATAAAGATATAGTAGAATATACTGATTTAATAATATTAAAAAATATTTTATGGAATAATCCTAAAGATTCTAAAAAAGTATATTATTATATATTAGAAGTAATTGATCCAGTTAGTACTCAAATTACTGCTTTATATCAACATGCTCAAAAACTTTATGAAAGTTTTATAGATGAAAAAAATAAAGAAACTAAATTAATGAAAGGTATAGAAACTGCAAATAATTTAAGAGATATTAGAAAAAAAATTATTGGTTTAAGTAAAAGTTCAATAAATAATAAAATAAATATTATTGAACATAATAATTTAATTAATTCTATAGATAATTTTTTACAAAATATACATGAAGGTATTGCTGGATCAGTAAATATTGATTTATCTAATCTTAAATAA